ttttgattacttCGGCATCAGTTAATTTCTTAGTAGCAATGCCATCTTGAACTGAATCCCAAGTGCGTCCAGCTACCATACACACAAGTAGACCATACATTTCAGCTACTCCCAGTTTGGTGCAGTATTTTTTCATTCTATCATGATTATTATCCAATATACTCATCCATAATTTAGCATATGTACGTCGAAAGCTATCAGTTAATGTCTGAAACAAAtagttaattgaaaaataaaacagataaacatttaaattcaaagcTTACAGCATAAAGTCCATGAtccaaaagtattaaatttaattgaccaTTCTTGTCTTTGTTCACCAACAAATTACCAGGATGAGGATCACTGTGTACAAATCCATTTTTGAATATCATTTCACTGTATAAACTTCCCAATTTGTCAGATATTTCATCCACTTTCAACCTAAATATATGtactttgattatttttattcacaccacaatttaatataaatgaacaacataatatgtaatggaacattatatacaataaatatgtattaaatattaagacactgatatattattatcatcagttCTTAACACGGTTATTAAATACAAGGTATATGTGgttgttaattattacaaattgcatttatatttatgcttACTTATTTCGATTGATGTAATCAAGATCATTGATTTGTCCACCTTCAAAGAATTCTAATGTTAAGACTCTAGAAGAACTAAACTCATCATATATCTTTGGTAcctagaaattaataataaaaaaatatactttaattaattttgagtgggttattttaaacatattttatacaagttaaattactgtaatataagttacataaaaaatgtatttgattatactatcttaaaataaaaatacctttaaccacttaaaatgtttgaacatTGATCTAAGAGTTTCAGTATTTTGTGCTTCAATTGTAAAATCTAATTCTTTTGGTATATTCtgttttgtttgtttcacaagccattgaaatttaaaatcaggAAAAATATAGGAACCAATGTTCACTAAAgtctaaaacaatataataagcattattattacaaatatgtagtatatgatgatattaatataatattcttatcagTGACAAATCAAGGCTACAAAACATAGAAATGCTCATTTTTTGGTTACAACTTAtttggtaaaatttaatattaataaaacaaataatctgCGCCAGCCCAAAGTATAACTAAATGAGCATACTCTGGATAGTTAGAATTGAAGCTGCTAGCAGAAAGATTCTTGGCACAGTCTAGTATTTCCCTGCAATAACAAGTGTCATATAGCTAATACTCGTTATCAGatattttttcagtaaaagattattaattaaattaaattgaataaatataaatttaaccaaatttctgtcatatattattattgtcataaaataattaataactaataattgatgataatagaatttttgtaattatgtatttattctaaAGCATGCCCAAAAAAGTTTGCACTGATTTGTATTGTATGTTAGGTTACCTCAATTATAGCAATATCTATTTTGGCATCTCCCCGAACATATGAATGCTGCACTTTAATAGCAACATTTTCTCCTGTTGATCGTAATTTTGCCTTGTGTACTTGAGCTAAAGAAGCTGCACCCAGTGGTTTTGGATCTATTTCGCTAAATAATTGATCGgcctttaattataaataatatcaacttattaacataatatattttattcaagcaataaatatatactacatactATATTGCAATGTTTCAACCTTGGGGATCCATTCAaggttgaaaataattttggataGGTCGTTGAATAATTCCAATtccaatttttcattttagaaCAATTTTGTTCTGAAGATTTATGaatagagaaaaaaattattattcctaagaaaattatttttagtatcaatatttatattatttatattatttttatttttcataaaccaAATCTTAAAGTAATAGTatcaagttttaatattttttaataactagttttaaaaaaagtgaaaaatgttttaaccaTGTTatctatgat
This sequence is a window from Rhopalosiphum maidis isolate BTI-1 chromosome 1, ASM367621v3, whole genome shotgun sequence. Protein-coding genes within it:
- the LOC113561260 gene encoding uncharacterized aarF domain-containing protein kinase 1; the protein is MLVKMLSRTIGLGILSGTVATAYSYYENDFNIDSVGIVRFSRAATTGIHVMYHYKTTLYAPSVNKSLPNYQEIRSKSHEKAAELLLELCRTNKGVYIKIGQHIGALENLFPKEYTDTLKVLHSQAPITPLKEIYKVIKEDLKQDADQLFSEIDPKPLGAASLAQVHKAKLRSTGENVAIKVQHSYVRGDAKIDIAIIETLVNIGSYIFPDFKFQWLVKQTKQNIPKELDFTIEAQNTETLRSMFKHFKWLKVPKIYDEFSSSRVLTLEFFEGGQINDLDYINRNKLKVDEISDKLGSLYSEMIFKNGFVHSDPHPGNLLVNKDKNGQLNLILLDHGLYATLTDSFRRTYAKLWMSILDNNHDRMKKYCTKLGVAEMYGLLVCMVAGRTWDSVQDGIATKKLTDAEKEKFQSGIPLVLTETLYILQTVNPQILLLLKTNDLIRGIDTTLGTLSKLTSLRPMTVSCINTIYDKPLIKSTFWTSLSIQFRKQWSLLKAKLFFFWLSIIDTA